The Astatotilapia calliptera chromosome 14, fAstCal1.2, whole genome shotgun sequence genome includes a region encoding these proteins:
- the LOC113035735 gene encoding uncharacterized protein LOC113035735 — MITMADDINDSVGVVTRDGSQRAMTDKGLEFKLHQLTKVRRGKLGQVTAQEDETERLLSHEILPAVNDVREALKVYKKLYEEFQECNYAVLLCIKDEEEKEADQQLWFQPMSERCLQFINRVNTWIEIQTCDQEITPMDSASRVSKTSRVSNKSKVSNTSRVSTASSERVKEEANRAALMARAASLKEKQALELKEAEIKAAKERLEIETAIAVSTAKVKVYEECEGVKSQVSETRLTVMPRRDLLKMNNENGHGNVKHTPGKPTEIERSASWRNPGDPSTAAGAMPKTHRTPLQGPSQRQDGVSLQETRPSELYQVMQKQADITEMLVKNQQLARLPQRDVPVFHGDPLEYRSFMRAFMHAIDTRADSNSDKLYFLEQYTRGEPRDLVRSCQHMPEHRGYERALQLLQDKYGNELQIAGTLIEKASKWPQIKAEDGKALSAFSVFLVSCRNAMEDVDYMEEMDNPATMRVIISKLPFKIRERWRVHAYDIQERRCNRARFTELVAFVERQAKIMSDPLFGDLETAVSDKVIKKPQQGNKLKKDIRHGSSFAIKVNQGSEMDKRSRVSKNQSDLSLNCAFTRPCMFCGKLHTLQECYKIREETHKDRVDYLKKNGLCFGCLLKGHMSRDCKKKMVCEVCSLKHPSLLHFSSYEEEKPPDEVNMGSTAKGPAGLSEEKETSACTGAGGSCVLAIVPVRVKSCKSDKAVEVYAFIDPGSSASFCTKALARQLKVQGRRTELTLRTINSKSREESYVLTELEVSSLADNNFIALSKVFTQKSIPVSRENIPLQKEVDKWPYLREVRLPHIEAEVELLIGTKEYTILEPWKVIPSEDNGPYAVKTALGWILNGPLRETDTAANDVQPCAIVNRIAIDNVEQLLVRQYNHDFPERHCDDKAGMSQEDHHFMESVSSSTRLTDGHYSISLPTKKSCVQMPNNRSAVLQRALSLQRKLKRNPALHEEYTAFMSDMLSKGYAVEVPTTQLNRKDGKQWYIPHHGVYHPQKKKLRVVFDCAASYQGVSLNSELLQGPDLTNSLIGVLTRFRQESIAFTADIEAMYHQVCVPDDDADLQRFLWWPAGDLNRDIAEYRMMVHIFGATSSPSCANYALRRTAEENRSKSSPEAVSTVLENFYVDDCLKSVATETQGMELYTDLTELCSGGGFHLTKWTSNSRALLSFIPEHERAKDVRDLNLNHDLLPMERALGVLWCPESDAFKFRINIKERPVTRRGILSVTSSIYDPLGFLSPGTLPAKMILQQLCREGLAWDDEIPEQLSHKWNKWLQELCQLSEVTVPRCVRPLDFGPVATAQLHHFSDGSESGYGTASYLRMTSNDGRVHCTLMMGKSRVAPLKQTTIPRIELTAAMVAAKTDKMLRTELQMNLLESTFWTDSTTVLKYIENENLRFKTFVANRVAVIRELTNPQQWRYVGTAINPADCASRGLAPSKLMKNLSWFHGPAFLKTPERQWPERPDKERIDKDDSEVRHATMVHLTNAAENVHTLNKLINHYSSWHRVKRAVAWMIKLKGLLLRRCEKRKETYVKQKEQDNESMQTTLTLKDLVQAETEIIKFCQSQQFQEEITMLKKGKCVTKTSHLRKLDPVMQDGVLRVGGRLAAAGMPEHVKHPVIIPKGSHITTLILQDIHEKIGHCGRLYMLSRLRQKYWIPSANSEVRKFLSRCVICRKTRGKPLEQKMADLPEDRLLPDEPPFSNVGVDYFGPFNVKHGRSTVKRYGVVFTCLTTRAVHIEIAHTLDTDSCLNAIRRFVCRRGQVSVMRSDNGTNLVAAERELREAIQEWNQSKILDCLMQKGIQWVFNPPAGSHFGGIWERQIRTVRKVLRSILKEQLVNDEGLLTLMCEVESVLNDRPLTTVTDDPTDLEPLTPNHLLLMKKKPGLPPGLFRKEDSYSRRRWKQVQYLADLFWKRWVREYLPMLQERQKWTQVRRNVTVGDIVMVVDESAPRSSWMLGRVLRVIPDAKGLVRRVIIKTKTNTLERPIDKLCLICENVM, encoded by the coding sequence ATGATTACAATGGCGGACGACATTAATGACAGTGTGGGTGTAGTTACGCGTGATGGCAGCCAGAGGGCGATGACAGACAAAGGTCTGGAGTTCAAACTGCATCAGCTCACAAAGGTGAGAAGAGGCAAATTAGGACAAGTGACAGCACAAGAAGATGAAACTGAGCGACTTTTGAGCCATGAAATTCTGCCGGCTGTAAATGATGTGAGAGAGGCACTGAAAGTTTACAAGAAGTTGTATGAAGAGTTTCAAGAATGCAATTATGCAGTGTTGCTGTGTATTAAAgatgaggaggaaaaggaggctgACCAACAACTTTGGTTTCAGCCAATGTCAGAACGATGTTTGCAGTTCATTAATAGAGTTAATACATGGATTGAAATACAAACATGTGATCAAGAGATAACTCCCATGGACAGTGCATCCAGAGTGTCAAAAACATCTAGAGTGTCAAACAAGTCTAAAGTATCCAACACGTCAAGGGTGTCGACAGCATCGTCGGAGCGCGTCAAGGAAGAAGCTAACAGAGCAGCTCTGATGGCACGAGCAGCgtctctgaaagaaaaacaggctcTAGAgttaaaagaagcagaaattaaagctgcaaagGAAAGACTGGAAATTGAAACAGCCATTGCAGTGTCTACTGCCAAAGTGAAAGTGTATGAGGAATGTGAAGGGGTTAAGTCTCAAGTGAGTGAAACCAGACTTACGGTAATGCCACGTCGTGACCTCCTGAAGATGAATAACGAAAATGGTCATGGCAACGTAAAACACACACCAGGGAAGCCAACAGAGATAGAGAGGTCTGCCTCTTGGAGGAATCCTGGTGATCCAAGTACTGCAGCAGGGGCCATGCCTAAGACACATAGAACTCCACTGCAGGGGCCGAGCCAACGCCAAGATGGTGTCTCACTTCAGGAGACCAGACCAAGTGAGCTTTATCAAGTTATGCAGAAACAGGCAGATATCACAGAGATGCTTGTAAAGAACCAACAGCTGGCTCGGTTACCACAAAGGGATGTGCCAGTGTTCCACGGAGATCCTTTGGAATACAGGTCGTTTATGAGGGCATTCATGCACGCTATTGACACCAGAGCTGATAGCAATTCAGACAAGCTATATTTTCTGGAGCAGTATACTCGAGGCGAGCCTCGTGATCTTGTGAGGAGTTGTCAGCATATGCCTGAACATCGGGGGTATGAAAGGGCTTTGCAGCTGCTTCAAGATAAATATGGAAATGAGTTACAGATTGCTGGCACGCTAATTGAGAAGGCATCGAAGTGGCCACAAATTAAGGCTGAAGATGGAAAGGCGTTGAGCGCATTCTCTGTATTCCTGGTGAGCTGTCGTAATGCTATGGAGGATGTGGACTATATGGAAGAGATGGACAACCCTGCAACTATGAGGGTCATCATTTCCAAGTTGCCATTTAAAATAAGAGAGCGCTGGAGAGTCCATGCATATGATATCCAGGAGCGGCGCTGCAACAGAGCAAGATTCACAGAGCTGGTGGCCTTCGTTGAACGCCAAGCAAAGATCATGTCCGACCCACTCTTTGGCGATCTTGAAACAGCAGTGTCAGACAAGGTTATAAAAAAGCCACAGCAAGGAAATAAGTTGAAGAAAGACATTAGACATGGGAGCAGCTTTGCTATCAAGGTTAACCAAGGTTCAGAAATGGACAAAAGAAGCAGAGTTAGTAAGAACCAGAGTGACCTTTCACTCAACTGCGCCTTCACAAGACCTTGCATGTTCTGTGGGAAACTTCATACACTGCAAGAGTGTTACAAGATTAGAGAGGAGACTCATAAGGATAGAGTGGACTACTTGAAGAAAAACGGACTTTGCTTTGGATGCCTGCTAAAGGGTCACATGAGCAGAGATTGCAAAAAGAAGATGGTGTGCGAGGTTTGTTCACTCAAGCATCCAAGTTTGTTGCACTTCTCAAGTTATGAGGAAGAGAAGCCTCCCGATGAGGTCAATATGGGTAGCACTGCTAAAGGCCCAGCAGGGTTGTCTGAAGAAAAGGAGACAAGTGCCTGTACTGGGGCTGGAGGCAGCTGCGTGCTTGCCATTGTACCTGTAAGGGTGAAGTCCTGCAAGAGTGACAAGGCTGTGGAGGTTTACGCTTTCATTGACCCAGGTAGCTCTGCATCGTTCTGCACCAAAGCCTTGGCAAGGCAGCTGAAGGTGCAAGGCAGACGAACCGAGCTAACGTTGAGGACCATTAATTCCAAAAGTCGAGAGGAGAGTTATGTGCTCACAGAATTGGAAGTCAGCAGTCTGGCAGACAACAACTTTATCGCACTGTCAAAGGTCTTCACACAGAAAAGTATTCCTGTTTCCAGAGAGAACATCCCACTCCAGAAAGAGGTTGACAAGTGGCCGTACCTACGCGAAGTGAGGTTGCCTCATATTGAGGCTGAAGTGGAGCTTCTCATTGGAACTAAAGAATACACCATATTGGAGCCATGGAAGGTGATCCCAAGTGAGGACAATGGTCCATATGCCGTAAAGACAGCACTTGGATGGATTCTGAATGGACCACTCAGAGAAACGGATACTGCAGCCAATGATGTACAACCATGTGCTATTGTGAACAGAATAGCCATCGACAACGTGGAACAACTGCTTGTACGACAGTATAACCACGACTTTCCAGAGCGTCACTGTGATGATAAAGCAGGAATGTCTCAAGAGGACCACCACTTTATGGAGTCTGTGTCAAGCTCTACTCGTCTCACTGATGGACACTATTCCATAAGTCTTCCTACGAAGAAGTCGTGCGTTCAGATGCCGAACAATCGAAGTGCAGTGTTACAGCGTGCACTGAGCCTTCAGCGCAAGCTGAAGAGGAATCCTGCACTCCATGAAGAATACACTGCCTTCATGAGTGACATGTTGAGCAAGGGATATGCCGTTGAGGTTCCAACAACACAGTTAAACCGCAAGGATGGAAAACAGTGGTATATTCCCCACCATGGGGTATACcatccacaaaaaaagaagctgaggGTGGTCTTTGACTGCGCTGCCAGCTACCAAGGAGTTTCACTGAATAGTGAACTTCTACAAGGGCCAGATTTAACAAACTCATTGATCGGAGTGCTGACACGGTTCAGGCAAGAGTCTATAGCCTTTACAGCAGATATTGAAGCAATGTACCATCAGGTGTGTGTCCCGGATGACGATGCTGACCTGCAGCGCTTTCTGTGGTGGCCAGCAGGGGACCTCAATCGAGACATTGCTGAGTACAGGATGATGGTGCATATCTTCGGTGCGACTTCTTCTCCCAGTTGTGCCAACTATGCACTGCGAAGAACAGCAGAGGAGAACCGCAGCAAATCATCACCTGAAGCTGTAAGCACAGTTCTGGAAAATTTTTATGTTGACGACTGCTTGAAGTCTGTTGCCACGGAAACTCAAGGTATGGAGTTATACACAGACCTCACTGAATTGTGTTCTGGTGGAGGATTTCACCTAACGAAATGGACAAGCAACAGTCGTGCCTTGCTCTCATTCATCCCTGAGCATGAGAGAGCCAAAGATGTCAGAGACCTGAACTTGAACCATGACCTGCTGCCTATGGAACGTGCTTTAGGAGTTCTATGGTGCCCTGAGTCTGACGCATTCAAGTTCAGGATTAACATCAAAGAAAGACCTGTGACGAGACGTGGAATACTTTCCGTCACCAGCTCCATCTACGACCCACTGGGATTCCTTTCCCCAGGAACTCTCCCTGCAAAAATGATCTTGCAGCAGTTATGCAGGGAGGGTCTTGCTTGGGATGATGAGATCCCAGAACAGCTCAGTCATAAGTGGAACAAGTGGTTACAAGAGCTGTGCCAGCTGTCAGAGGTAACCGTACCCAGGTGTGTGAGACCATTGGACTTCGGTCCTGTCGCAACAGCACAGCTCCACCATTTTTCTGATGGGAGCGAAAGTGGATATGGAACAGCATCATACTTGAGGATGACCAGCAATGACGGACGGGTTCACTGTACGTTAATGATGGGAAAATCCCGTGTGGCGCCCCTGAAGCAAACCACTATTCCACGAATAGAGTTGACTGCAGCTATGGTTGCtgcaaagacagacaaaatgttAAGAACGGAGCTTCAGATGAATCTTCTTGAATCTACATTCTGGACTGACAGCACAACTGTGTTGAAGTATATTGAAAATGAAAACCTTCGCTTCAAGACATTCGTGGCCAATCGCGTTGCGGTCATTAGAGAGCTAACAAATCCCCAGCAGTGGAGGTACGTTGGTACAGCAATCAATCCAGCTGATTGTGCATCCAGAGGGCTTGCACCATCTAAGCTCATGAAGAATCTAAGCTGGTTCCACGGCCCAGCTTTCCTGAAAACCCCAGAAAGACAGTGGCCAGAAAGACCTGACAAGGAAAGGATTGATAAAGATGACAGCGAAGTGAGGCATGCAACCATGGTACATCtcacaaatgcagctgagaatgttcACACGTTGAACAAGCTGATCAATCACTATTCCAGCTGGCATCGAGTGAAGAGAGCTGTGGCATGGATGATCAAACTCAAAGGCTTACTGTTACGACGatgtgaaaaaaggaaagagacgTACGttaaacagaaagaacaagACAACGAATCAATGCAGACAACACTTACCCTGAAAGATCTGGTGCAAGCTGAGACAGAGATCATCAAGTTCTGTCAAAGTCAACAATTCCAAGAAGAGATCACCATGTTAAAGAAAGGCAAGTGTGTGACAAAGACTAGTCACTTGAGGAAGCTTGATCCCGTGATGCAGGACGGAGTTTTGAGAGTTGGTGGTCGCCTCGCAGCTGCTGGGATGCCAGAACATGTGAAGCACCCAGTCATTATCCCAAAGGGCTCACATATCACCACACTGATCTTGCAGGATATACATGAGAAGATTGGGCACTGTGGAAGACTGTATATGCTTTCACGGCTGCGACAGAAGTATTGGATTCCATCCGCTAACTCAGAAGTGAGGAAGTTTCTGTCAAGGTGCGTAATCTGCAGGAAAACTAGAGGCAAACCACtggaacagaagatggcagattTGCCAGAGGATAGGCTTCTACCTGATGAACCCCCCTTTTCTAATGTTGGGGTGGATTACTTTGGACCGTTTAATGTGAAGCATGGCcgcagcacagtaaaaaggtATGGTGTGGTGTTTACCTGCCTTACAACAAGAGCAGTGCACATTGAAATCGCGCACACTTTGGACACTGATTCATGTCTGAACGCCATCAGACGCTTTGTGTGTAGAAGAGGTCAGGTATCTGTCATGCGTTCAGATAATGGCACCAACCTAGTTGCTGCTGAACGGGAGTTACGCGAAGCCATTCAAGAGTGGAATCAGTCAAAGATTCTAGATTGTCTCATGCAAAAGGGAATCCAGTGGGTATTTAACCCACCCGCTGGTTCTCACTTTGGAGGGATATGGGAAAGGCAGATCAGAACCGTGAGGAAGGTCCTGAGGTCTATACTGAAGGAACAGTTGGTCAATGATGAAGGTTTACTGACACTAATGTGTGAAGTGGAGTCAGTACTAAATGACAGACCGCTGACTACAGTAACAGATGATCCAACAGACCTGGAACCACTGACGCCTAACCACTTGCTACTAATGAAGAAAAAGCCGGGTTTGCCTCCTGGACTTTTCAGAAAGGAAGACTCATACTCCCGCCGCCGTTGGAAGCAAGTGCAATATCTTGCTGACTTGTTTTGGAAGAGGTGGGTGCGCGAGTATTTGCCTATGCTTCAAGAGCGTCAAAAGTGGACTCAGGTCAGAAGAAATGTAACTGTGGGGGACATTGTAATGGTGGTCGACGAGTCAGCGCCAAGAAGCTCGTGGATGTTGGGGAGAGTTCTTCGTGTCATTCCAGATGCTAAGGGTCTGGTGCGGCGTGTGATCATCAAGACAAAGACTAACACCTTAGAAAGACCCATTGACAAGCTATGCTTGATCTGTGAGAATGTCATGTAA